In Streptomyces hawaiiensis, one genomic interval encodes:
- a CDS encoding class II 3-deoxy-7-phosphoheptulonate synthase codes for MTVNAKTSASAGNTWRDLPAAQQPEYPDTEALRAVIADLESYPPLVFAGECDQLRARLAAVAKGEAFLLQGGDCAEAFDAVSADHIRNKLKTLLQMGAVLTYAASVPVVKVGRIAGQYSKPRSKPTETRDGVTLPTYRGDSVNGFDFTEAARIPDPERLKRMYHASASTLNLVRAFTTGGYADLRQVHAWNQDFVKSSPSGQRYEQLAREIDNALNFMHACGTDPEEFKTVEFYASHEALLLDYESALTRVDSRTGQLYDVSGHMVWIGERTRQLDHAHIEFASRIRNPIGIKLGPTTTAEDALQYIERLDPEREPGRLTFIVRMGADKVRDKLPELVEKVTASGATVAWITDPMHGNTYEAASGHKTRRFDDVLDEVKGFFEVHKALGTHPGGIHVELTGDDVTECVGGGDEIFVDDLHQRYETACDPRLNRSQSLDLAFLVAEMYRDQ; via the coding sequence GTGACCGTGAACGCTAAGACCAGCGCCTCCGCTGGCAACACCTGGCGAGACCTGCCCGCGGCGCAGCAGCCCGAGTACCCCGACACCGAGGCTCTGCGCGCAGTGATCGCGGACCTCGAGTCGTATCCGCCGCTCGTCTTCGCGGGCGAGTGCGACCAGCTGCGCGCCCGGTTGGCGGCCGTCGCCAAGGGAGAGGCGTTCCTCCTCCAGGGCGGCGACTGCGCCGAGGCCTTCGACGCGGTGTCCGCCGACCACATCCGCAACAAGCTGAAGACGCTGCTCCAGATGGGCGCCGTGCTCACGTACGCCGCGTCCGTGCCGGTCGTGAAGGTCGGCCGGATCGCCGGGCAGTACTCCAAGCCGCGCTCCAAGCCGACCGAGACCCGCGACGGCGTGACACTGCCGACGTACCGGGGCGACTCCGTCAACGGGTTCGACTTCACCGAGGCCGCCCGCATCCCGGACCCCGAGCGCCTGAAGCGGATGTACCACGCGTCCGCCTCCACGCTGAACCTGGTGCGCGCCTTCACCACCGGCGGCTACGCCGACCTGCGCCAGGTGCACGCCTGGAACCAGGACTTCGTGAAGTCGTCCCCGTCGGGGCAGCGCTACGAGCAGCTGGCGCGCGAGATCGACAACGCGCTGAACTTCATGCACGCCTGCGGGACCGACCCGGAGGAGTTCAAGACGGTCGAGTTCTACGCTTCGCACGAGGCGCTGCTGCTCGACTACGAGTCCGCGCTGACCAGGGTCGACTCGCGCACCGGGCAGCTGTACGACGTCTCCGGGCACATGGTGTGGATCGGTGAGCGCACCCGTCAGCTGGACCACGCGCACATCGAGTTCGCCTCGCGGATCCGCAACCCGATCGGCATCAAGCTGGGCCCGACGACCACCGCCGAGGACGCGCTGCAGTACATCGAGCGCCTCGACCCCGAGCGGGAGCCCGGCCGGCTGACCTTCATCGTCCGCATGGGTGCCGACAAGGTCCGCGACAAGCTCCCCGAGCTGGTCGAGAAGGTCACCGCCTCGGGCGCGACCGTGGCCTGGATCACCGACCCGATGCACGGCAACACCTACGAGGCGGCCTCGGGTCACAAGACCCGCCGCTTCGACGACGTGCTCGACGAGGTCAAGGGCTTCTTCGAGGTCCACAAGGCCCTCGGCACCCACCCGGGCGGCATCCACGTGGAGCTCACGGGCGACGACGTCACGGAGTGCGTGGGCGGCGGCGACGAGATCTTCGTCGACGATCTGCACCAGCGCTACGAGACGGCCTGCGACCCGCGGCTCAACCGCAGCCAGTCGCTCGACCTGGCGTTCCTCGTGGCCGAGATGTACAGGGACCAGTAA
- a CDS encoding trp operon leader peptide: MFAHSTQTWWWTAHPAAR, from the coding sequence ATGTTCGCGCACTCGACCCAGACCTGGTGGTGGACCGCTCATCCGGCGGCCCGCTGA
- a CDS encoding anthranilate synthase family protein, translated as MNLLGLLDDPRPFALLRRRAPGHDHDLVEVLIGPVAPHDRLADLPDQSLALVPFRQIRERGFDVRDDGTPLLALTPQESYGVPLADALEQLPAHDVRVEGGGFDVADEEYAEIVGRVLREEIGRGEGANFVIRRTYEGEVPGFGRADALALFRRLLEGERGAYWTFVVHTGDRTLVGASPEVHVRMSGGTVVMNPISGTYRYPAEGPTPGHLLDFLADGKEIEELSMVVDEELKMMCTVGDMGGVVIGPRLKEMAHLAHTEYELRGKSSLDVRDVLKETMFAATVTGSPVQNACRVIERHESGGRGYYAGALALIGRDPGGAQTLDSPILIRTADISSEGRLRVPVGATLVRGSDPASEVAETHAKAAGVLAALGVRPSRPCAEAVGPQLTDDPRVRAALDGRRASLAPFWLRMQERSGELTGHALVVDGEDTFTAMLAHVLRSSGLEVSVRRYDEDGLREAVLAHEGPVVLGPGPGDPCDLADPKMRFLRSLTAEVIRGEGQGVLGVCLGHELIAAELGLDIVRKEVPYQGAQTEIELFGRRETVGFYNSFVARCDDEAAAGLRTHGVEVSRAANGEVHALRGPGFAGVQFHPESVLTLNGAAVVRELVCQVRNTTV; from the coding sequence ATGAACCTGCTCGGCTTGCTGGACGACCCCCGTCCCTTCGCCCTGCTGCGCCGCCGCGCCCCGGGCCACGACCACGACCTGGTCGAGGTCCTCATCGGCCCGGTCGCCCCGCACGACCGCCTCGCCGACCTCCCCGACCAGAGCCTCGCGCTGGTGCCCTTCCGGCAGATCCGCGAGCGGGGCTTCGACGTCCGCGACGACGGCACGCCCCTGCTGGCACTCACGCCCCAGGAGTCGTACGGCGTCCCGCTGGCCGACGCCCTTGAGCAACTCCCGGCGCACGACGTGCGCGTCGAGGGCGGTGGCTTCGATGTCGCCGACGAGGAGTACGCGGAGATCGTCGGACGCGTGCTGCGGGAGGAGATCGGGCGGGGCGAGGGCGCGAACTTCGTGATCCGGCGGACGTACGAGGGCGAGGTCCCCGGGTTCGGGCGGGCCGACGCGCTGGCGCTGTTCCGGCGGCTGCTGGAGGGCGAGCGGGGGGCGTACTGGACGTTCGTCGTGCACACCGGGGACCGGACCCTGGTCGGGGCGAGCCCGGAGGTGCACGTCCGGATGTCCGGCGGCACGGTCGTCATGAACCCGATCAGCGGCACGTACCGCTACCCCGCCGAGGGCCCCACGCCCGGGCACCTGCTGGATTTCCTCGCCGACGGCAAGGAGATCGAGGAGCTGTCGATGGTCGTCGACGAGGAGCTCAAGATGATGTGCACCGTCGGCGACATGGGCGGGGTCGTGATCGGGCCCCGGCTGAAGGAGATGGCGCACCTCGCGCACACGGAGTACGAGCTGCGCGGGAAGTCCTCGCTGGACGTGCGGGACGTGCTGAAGGAGACCATGTTCGCGGCGACCGTCACCGGTTCCCCCGTGCAGAACGCCTGCCGGGTGATCGAGCGGCACGAGAGCGGGGGGCGCGGGTACTACGCCGGGGCGCTGGCCCTGATCGGCCGGGACCCGGGCGGGGCCCAGACCCTCGACTCCCCCATTCTCATCCGCACCGCCGACATCTCCTCCGAGGGGCGCCTGCGGGTTCCCGTCGGCGCCACGCTCGTGCGGGGTTCGGACCCGGCGAGCGAGGTGGCGGAGACCCATGCGAAGGCGGCGGGTGTGCTGGCGGCCTTGGGCGTACGCCCGTCCCGGCCGTGCGCGGAGGCCGTAGGGCCACAGCTGACGGACGACCCGCGGGTCCGGGCGGCGCTGGACGGCCGCCGGGCCTCGCTCGCGCCCTTCTGGCTGCGGATGCAGGAGCGCTCCGGGGAACTGACCGGCCACGCCCTGGTCGTCGACGGTGAGGACACTTTCACGGCGATGCTCGCGCACGTGCTGCGCTCCAGCGGCCTGGAGGTGAGCGTGCGGCGGTACGACGAGGACGGGCTCCGGGAAGCGGTGCTCGCGCACGAAGGGCCGGTCGTGCTCGGCCCGGGCCCGGGCGACCCCTGCGACCTCGCCGATCCGAAGATGCGGTTCCTGCGCTCGCTGACCGCCGAGGTGATCAGGGGCGAGGGGCAGGGCGTGCTGGGTGTCTGCCTCGGACACGAGCTGATCGCGGCCGAGCTGGGGCTGGACATCGTCCGCAAGGAAGTGCCGTACCAGGGGGCGCAGACGGAGATCGAGCTGTTCGGGCGGCGGGAGACCGTCGGGTTCTACAACAGCTTCGTGGCGCGCTGCGACGACGAGGCGGCGGCCGGGCTGAGGACGCACGGCGTCGAGGTCTCCCGCGCCGCGAACGGGGAGGTGCACGCGCTGCGCGGTCCCGGGTTCGCGGGTGTCCAGTTCCACCCGGAGTCGGTCCTGACGCTGAACGGCGCGGCTGTCGTACGGGAGTTGGTTTGCCAGGTGCGCAACACGACCGTGTAG
- a CDS encoding 6-phosphofructokinase, translating into MRVGVLTGGGDCPGLNAVIRAIVRKGVQEYGYDFTGFRDGWRGPLENDSVRLDIPTVRGILPRGGTILGSSRTNPLKVENGIRRIKENLAELEVGALIVIGGEDTLGVAARLSDDHGLPCVGVPKTIDNDLSATDYTFGFDTAVGIATEAIDRLHTTAESHMRVLVCEVMGRHAGWIALHSGLAGGANVILIPEQRFDVEQVCTWVTSRFRASYAPIVVVAEGAMPKDGDMVLKDQSLDSFGHVRLSGVGEWLAKEIEKRTGKEARTTVLGHVQRGGTPSAFDRWLATRFGLHAIDCVRDRDFGRMVALRGTDIVRVPIADATARLKTVDPALYEEVGVFFG; encoded by the coding sequence ATGCGCGTCGGAGTACTGACCGGAGGCGGCGACTGCCCCGGCCTCAACGCCGTCATCCGGGCCATCGTCCGCAAGGGCGTGCAGGAGTACGGCTACGACTTCACCGGCTTCCGGGACGGCTGGCGAGGACCCCTGGAGAACGACAGCGTCCGGCTCGACATCCCCACCGTGCGCGGCATCCTGCCCCGCGGCGGCACCATCCTCGGCTCCTCGCGGACCAACCCGCTGAAGGTGGAGAACGGCATCCGCCGGATCAAGGAGAATCTCGCCGAGCTGGAGGTCGGGGCGCTCATCGTCATCGGCGGCGAGGACACCCTCGGCGTGGCCGCCCGCCTGTCCGACGACCACGGGCTGCCCTGCGTGGGCGTCCCGAAGACGATAGACAACGACCTGTCCGCCACCGACTACACCTTCGGCTTCGACACCGCCGTCGGCATCGCGACCGAGGCCATCGACCGGCTGCACACCACCGCCGAGTCCCATATGCGGGTCCTGGTCTGCGAGGTGATGGGCCGGCACGCCGGCTGGATCGCCCTCCACTCCGGACTGGCCGGCGGCGCCAACGTCATCCTCATTCCCGAGCAGCGCTTCGACGTCGAGCAGGTGTGCACCTGGGTGACCTCCCGCTTCCGGGCGTCGTACGCGCCGATCGTGGTCGTCGCCGAGGGGGCGATGCCCAAGGACGGCGACATGGTCCTCAAGGACCAGTCGCTCGACTCCTTCGGGCACGTCCGGCTGTCCGGGGTCGGCGAGTGGCTCGCCAAGGAGATCGAGAAGCGCACGGGCAAGGAGGCCCGCACGACCGTGCTGGGCCATGTGCAGCGCGGCGGCACCCCCAGCGCCTTCGACCGCTGGCTCGCCACCCGCTTCGGGCTGCACGCCATCGACTGCGTCCGCGACCGCGACTTCGGCAGGATGGTCGCCCTGCGCGGCACGGACATCGTCCGCGTCCCCATCGCGGACGCCACGGCCCGCCTGAAGACGGTGGATCCGGCGCTGTACGAGGAGGTCGGGGTGTTCTTCGGCTGA
- a CDS encoding response regulator, producing MTETTGERQGPIKVMVVDDHPMWRDAVARDLAESGFEVVATAGDGDQAVRRAKAAAPDVLVLDLNLPGKPGVQVCKEVVAANPALRVLVLSASGEHADVLEAVKSGATGYLLKSASTGDLQDAVRRTAVGDPVFTPGLAGLVLGEYRRLASEPAPAQDTGEPKAPRLTDRETEVLRLVAKGLSYKQIAERLVISHRTVQNHVQNTLGKLQLHNRVELVRYAIERGLDDE from the coding sequence ATGACGGAGACCACCGGAGAGCGGCAGGGCCCGATCAAGGTCATGGTCGTCGACGACCACCCCATGTGGCGTGACGCCGTCGCCCGCGACCTGGCCGAGTCCGGCTTCGAGGTGGTCGCCACCGCGGGCGACGGCGACCAGGCCGTACGCCGGGCCAAGGCCGCCGCACCCGACGTCCTCGTGCTCGACCTGAACCTGCCCGGCAAGCCCGGCGTCCAGGTCTGCAAGGAGGTCGTCGCCGCGAACCCGGCGCTGCGGGTCCTCGTGCTGTCCGCGAGCGGTGAGCACGCCGATGTCCTGGAGGCGGTGAAGTCCGGCGCGACCGGCTATCTGCTGAAGTCGGCCTCCACCGGGGACCTCCAGGACGCGGTCCGCCGCACGGCCGTCGGCGACCCGGTCTTCACCCCCGGCCTCGCCGGGCTGGTCCTCGGCGAGTACCGCCGCCTGGCCTCCGAACCCGCCCCCGCGCAGGACACCGGCGAACCGAAGGCGCCCCGGCTCACCGACCGCGAGACCGAGGTGCTGCGCCTGGTCGCCAAGGGCCTGAGCTACAAGCAAATCGCCGAACGCCTGGTCATCTCCCACCGCACGGTGCAGAACCACGTCCAGAACACCCTCGGCAAGCTCCAGTTGCACAACCGAGTGGAGCTCGTCCGGTACGCGATAGAGCGCGGCCTCGACGACGAGTGA
- the macS gene encoding MacS family sensor histidine kinase yields the protein MAERERVMRMSVEQPLWRALTAYRVLTMLYAVGLFATAYTEFVRPWIAVAYYAVLCGWTLATLPRVANAARCTKRFLAADLTIAVVGILLTPVADAHERVQAGGPTLPSIWTAGAVLAFAVKGGWRWAALASGLVAVANLIERGSPARDTVHNVILVCIASVAIGYVVEVARASERTLARALEIEAATRERERLARDIHDSVLQVLAMVQRRGAVIGGEAAELGRMAGEQEVALRTLVSGGLVPVSRVSEDAAEGALVRAVDEEPDERGPVDLRALLAPYAGAMVSLAEPGAPVPLAPVAAREVAAAVGAALDNVRRHAGEEARAWILVEDEPDEVIVTVRDDGPGIPEGRLVEAEGEGRLGVALSIRGRLRELGGSAELISVPGQGTEVELKVPKAVTDTRGKAEQR from the coding sequence ATGGCCGAGCGCGAGCGTGTCATGAGGATGTCGGTCGAGCAGCCGCTGTGGCGTGCGCTCACCGCCTACCGGGTGCTCACGATGCTGTACGCGGTCGGCCTGTTCGCCACCGCCTACACCGAGTTCGTCCGCCCCTGGATCGCCGTCGCCTACTACGCCGTGCTGTGCGGCTGGACCCTGGCCACCCTGCCCCGGGTCGCGAACGCCGCCCGCTGCACCAAGCGGTTCCTCGCCGCCGACCTCACCATCGCCGTCGTCGGCATCCTGCTCACGCCCGTCGCCGACGCGCACGAGCGGGTCCAGGCGGGCGGCCCGACCCTGCCGTCGATATGGACCGCCGGTGCCGTCCTCGCCTTCGCCGTCAAGGGCGGCTGGCGCTGGGCGGCCCTCGCCTCCGGCCTCGTCGCCGTCGCCAACCTGATCGAGCGCGGCAGCCCGGCCCGCGACACCGTCCACAACGTCATCCTGGTCTGCATCGCCTCCGTCGCCATCGGCTACGTCGTCGAGGTCGCCCGCGCCTCCGAGCGCACCCTCGCCCGCGCCCTGGAGATCGAGGCCGCCACGCGAGAGCGGGAGCGCCTCGCCCGGGACATCCACGACAGCGTGCTCCAGGTGCTGGCCATGGTGCAGCGCCGCGGGGCCGTGATCGGGGGAGAGGCGGCCGAGCTGGGCCGGATGGCCGGTGAGCAGGAGGTCGCGCTGCGCACCCTGGTCTCCGGCGGACTCGTCCCCGTCTCCCGGGTCTCCGAAGACGCCGCCGAGGGCGCGCTCGTCCGGGCCGTCGACGAGGAGCCGGACGAGCGCGGCCCCGTCGACCTGCGCGCCCTGCTCGCGCCGTACGCCGGGGCCATGGTCAGCCTCGCCGAGCCCGGCGCGCCCGTGCCGCTGGCGCCGGTCGCCGCCCGGGAGGTGGCCGCCGCGGTCGGGGCCGCCCTGGACAACGTCCGCCGGCATGCCGGGGAGGAGGCGCGCGCGTGGATCCTGGTCGAGGACGAGCCGGACGAGGTGATCGTCACCGTACGGGACGACGGACCCGGCATCCCGGAGGGGCGGCTCGTCGAGGCCGAGGGCGAGGGGCGGCTCGGCGTCGCCCTGTCGATCCGCGGCCGGCTGCGTGAGCTCGGCGGCAGCGCGGAGCTGATCTCGGTGCCGGGCCAGGGCACCGAGGTCGAGCTGAAGGTACCGAAGGCCGTGACGGACACACGGGGGAAGGCGGAGCAGCGATGA